Part of the Ursus arctos isolate Adak ecotype North America unplaced genomic scaffold, UrsArc2.0 scaffold_4, whole genome shotgun sequence genome, ATCTCCTGACCATAGGAAATCAGGATTAACAGAGATAATAACTAGCAAGACGTGAACTTTCCCCAAATTATCAAAGGAAGCCAAAGGGGTGGAATTTACCAATTCTTGGACAGGAAAGCAGGAAAGGGTTAAAGCAATCCAGACATTGTCCAGCAAGAAAGGCCTTGTAGTTAACACACGGAAAGGCCACGAACGGACAGGAGTTCTCCAGGGCACTGATGTAGAGGTGCACAGCCCTCATGTGATCACAGATCAGGTAACTGTAGCCTGCGCGGGGCAGAAAAACACAGCCAAGACTTTAgtttaagacaaatgaaaacccCTCCACGCTACTTACCGTAATTCTATTGAATTTTATATTCCAGCAGGCTATAAATATATGGGGTGTCTCCTGAGCcaccttttaaaatgttagtGGACATGACTACTacattctccctcttcttttgaattttcctgaGATACCTAAGCTTTATCTATCAAAAAATGGCTTAATTTGAGGCCCATCTTCCATGATCATGCAAACTGTCTTCTGGAAAATGCGGGCTTACGGGGAACTGGTGATCCTGACCCACTTCTCACAATGAATATCTGTCTGCACATCTTACCTTCTTCATTATCACCTACACAATCCAATTTTTTACAACCACGTGATACCCAACCTAGCAATGAAGCAATCAAGGGAGTTAGCAACAGTTCATGGTAAGTCTCTAAAAGTCAGTGTGCTTCGAGTTCCCCTGGCCAAATGACAGATACACTGAATTTGTcccaatttaataaaaacttggttttcttgttgttattgtttacTGTATAAAAATTTGAAGTAACTCACATTAGATGAATTGGCTGGGCTAACAGGTCTATAGTAAGCTACAGCTCTGGGGTTCTGGGGTCTTCAAATTCTCCACTCACTTTGGGCCCCCCATTCTGGGACCAGCAACCAAGTCTGAGCTTGTGTTAACTTGCCTTCCCCCATGGCTGGAACACTCTCTAAGGGCAAGCTCCTTCCAGCTGCTACAGGGAGCTGGGGGACACAAACTAAACCCTTCTCAAAGTgtgttatgaagaaaaatgaagagtggCCAACTAAAATGCCACAAAAATATTCAAAGGTCATTAAAACCAAGCTATCCTGTCTGATAAAAAATGCTAGAAAATCTATAAATTGTGAAAAGAAATGTGGTTTTGGAAAATCAATAAATTTGGTAAGTTAGATTAGTGGTTTATtcaataaaattatcaaaagagtccttaaaatgtcaaaaatttgGTAAAGCAGGAAAAGACTAAAAACATAGTAAACAGAAATCAGGATAAAATTCTCATAAGAAATGCTGATAGGTTGGCTATATtcataagaagaataaaaaaagactaaACAACCCTTGATCCTTAGCTTTTGAcaaatttaatgttatttaaaataatactaagaagaatatattcaaaaagaacattccagaagaatataattgacccttgaacaataggGCAGTTGGGGCACCAACCCCCCcaatgcagttgaaaatccatgtataacttttgactctccccaAACTTAATTATTAATGgcctactgttgactgaaagCCTTACTGAAAGCATAAgcaattaacacgtattttgtatgttgtatgtattacatactgtattattaaaGTAAGctgaagaaatgttaaaaatcataagaaaatacatgtacagtaCTCTATTGTATTTATGAAAAAAagtccatgtataagtggacctgtacagttcaaacccatgctgttcaagcATTAATTGtgtatttagaaaagaagaaatgtataTTCATTAAATGTACTCAAGATATTATCTTGAAAACAATTTTGGAGAACTGTTAAATTTAATAAGTTTGGGGAAGTGGTCATCAGTGGATTAATCCTTCAGCTAGCCAGCTTTTGGTGGGTCGTTCTACTTCCGCCACAACTAGGGTCTTTCAGGGGATGCAGCTAGTGTAGACCACACCACAAAGCAGGGCCCAGGAAGAATAGAGTTTATTGGCTTGAGTGATGATATATCACTGCAGGACCTAAGAAGTGGGGGGCCCAGCAAAAGTATGGTGCAAGCTTGTAATTTCGGGTACTCCTCCCCCAGAATTCCCTGGGCTCCTAAAGACATCCATTCGGTAAGGCATGCAGGGAAAGGCATTATGGGGCATGGCAAAGGACACTAGAAGGAAGACTTCCTGCAGTCCATACTGGCTGGCTCAACACGAAGGCTGTTGATGAATTCCAGCCTCTGGGGCAGCCAGACACCAACTCTCTCTGGCTTTCTGACCTGCGTGAATGAAGGTGGGACAGCCAGGTTGGTCTTGGCCTCCATTGACAAAATAGTCCACGTGTCCAACAGGAATCCGGATACCCAAATCTGAAAGGAGGAAGAACCCCGTTATTTTGGATTGCAGGGGCATATGTTCCGGGCCCCACAGCAGGGTCCTCCGGCACCAGAGCCTGAACTCTGACTTTGGGAGCCCACCCATTCTGTGTGCTCATTGGGTGCCCACCTCACTCCTAAGTGCTGGGACGCTGCAGAACGTGCCCTCCATTTCCTACACTAAAAGGCAGCCAAGAAGAATAAAGCCATGAGCAGATAGTCCTATTTATctaataaaatcaagaaaaacatcCCTTAACATAAGttctgataaatcactaaatgtTATAAGCTTGGTAAATTTCCTTGTTGAACAAGTGTTTGTTTTGAGCAATAGTTCAGATAGATATCTATTTGGGGCCACATTTCCACAGCGCCCCTCATATTTTTGTGCTGTCTTGACAGCAGAAACCTGGCTAGTTTGAAAGACTGTAGCCTGTAGCTCTCATTTCATCACCATGCCCGTATCAGACCCCTCAGGCTGGGTCAGAGCCAGCTGCCAAAGACCCCAGCTTCCTTCTTAacatccttccccttcccacgTCTATCACTACTGGCAGTGATTGGTTGTATGTTATTTGTTTAACGGGATCTAACCAGGGGTTAGCCAAGGACCTAGAAGTTATcttgcttcctctctttccctcattccCTACACTTAGCCCATCACCTGTCTGGTCAGCTCTACCGCCAAAATAGATTTCGAACCTTTCTACTTCTGTCTCTACTGCCCCCACCTCTGTGCAAGCCACCACGATCTCCCACCCAGGCCACTACTGCAAACACCTTCTAACAAGCCTCCAGGCTCCCTCAGTGTCCCCTGCAGCCGATTCTCTGCACAGCAGCCGCAATCATCTTTACAGGGAATCCTAATGCCTCCGTGTTCTCACCAACTatagaataaaatgtaaactccTCACCATGGCCAGCCTggttcccctccctcttctcctgcctcACTCCCTGCCCTCTAACCACGCAGTTTTCTTTGCTGTCCCCACCCACGTCCAGGCTTTGCTTTTGACTGTTCTCTCTACCTCGAATGTTCTCCCAGATCTTCCCAGAGCTGGTTCATTCTCACCTGCAAAGTCCCACCTTGGACAGACTTTCCTCCATAACCCTAGCTGAAGGGGCTCCCCCACCCAAATcaccctctgcctcaccccctcTGTCATCATACTCACAGTGTGTAATGATGTCTGCTTACCTGTCTGTAAAGCTCTACAACTTACACCAGGGactttgcttgtctttttttctgctaTATTCCCAATACCGGCACCATGCCTGTCACCTAATATTTGTGAGTGCCTAATATTTACTGAAGGAAGTAATGAATGAATGCCTGCTCATAGTCCATATTTCCACGTGGGTGGGGACCCTCTTCAACTACATTGCAGTATTCTCAGTGCTGAGTACCTAGCCCAATAAAGATCAGTTAGACAAAATGGAATGCTTTTTCCCTCTCTGGTCACATTAGGAGGAGGCTCCAACTTTGAAGGGGACTGAGAGGCCTCACTCTGGTAATTGGGGACCTAATAAGTCCCCTATTTAGCACATTTAGAAACAGAAGAGGTTAACCTTGATAATTAACACAGTTAACCCAACAGCTAGGCAGAGGCCTGTGGGCTTTGCTTTCCTATCTGTGAGATGATGAAGATGGGAAAGAGGGTTAAATAATATGACTGCATGGGGTTCTTCCAGAATTATGAATCTGTGAGTGTTGGGTACTAAAAGAAGGCTTCTGACCCAACGGAATGAGACACAGACACCTCTCACTTGAACTGCCCACTCTTCTGGTGAGGGATAGGCATTATCTCTTCCTGCACCCACTATGCTGAGCACAAGGCCTGGCTACCTCCTGGGCATTTCATAAAGGGTAGAAATGAGGAAGAATGACCACCCCCCCTTTCCCAGCTGGTCTGAATAGCTTAATTTGGTCACAATGGATTCAGGGTTGGGGGGTCTTTCCTGTGCCTGTCACTGTTGGAGGGGAGGTACTCATTCTTCACTGGACTGAAGGGCTGGGCTCCTCCCAAGGGAGCAGGGAAGTCCTGACAGGCCTGAGTATCTGCCCCAGATGTGGAAGGCCCCAATCCCAAGGGGCAAGGCACATTCACCCTGAAAAAGCAGCATGACTTTCCCATATGCCAGCCAGGCAGCAACGCTCTTCCCCACACAGCCTCATCACAAGGTTTAGTATTAATCAGAGATCAAGAGGACACTGGTAAACTCACTGCAACAGAAGCTCAGAAGGCAGGGAAcctgcccagagccacacagataGACACCGGCTTCCTGGCCCCCGCTGGGCTCATGCTCCCACTCTGGGTGGGtcaccctcccccacactcacTGTCAGCGTCTGTGTGAACGGCCTCCACAAAGAGGGCATCTCCAGGGTCCAGGCGCTCCTCCAGGCTGGCTTTGGTGTACTCCGGTCCAGCGGGATCCAGGCCTGCTAGGACAGACTGATGTCAGCGGTCCCTTTCCTCTCGGCTACAGGAACCCTCACGGACGCACTTCACACCTCTCGGGGCAGCCCTTCCTGGTCAGTTCCTAGAGTCTTCCAGCAAGGACCCAAGGGCGAGAGGACCAGCCCAGGACCACTGTACCCAGAAACCCCACATTGTTGTCTCCGACTCCCAATGACCTAGCTTCTCTGGCTCTGAGATGAGCTTGATAACATCAACCACCTGGTAAGGGCTAATGGAAGTCATACTAACCCTCATGTATTCATCACAACAGCTGTACTTTTGGGAGCAGttaactgtgtgccaggccttgtgCTTGTCCTCACACCAGCACAGTGAAGCAAAAACTACTATCCCCGTGTCTTAGGTTGGatgcccttttctctctttcccaaaaaAGCAGATCCTGAGACAAGGATTTAAAGCACAAGTAGCTTATTTGGGAGTAGATCAGAGAAAGTACAGTGAGGGAGTAGAAAAATGAGTCAGAGTATGGAAAAACGAATGTATTATTACTTTGGGCAACTGGGTCTCATCCCACTGGGACCCTTCTGAGAGGCTCTATAGAACATGACTCAGAACTGTCCCACTGAAGGGCCAGAAAGTGGGGGTACTTACCACACAACTCTAGTCCCTTACTGATTGAGGGTAGCTTCTGAAACATAAAGTCCCTAGtgcttttgcaaatatttagCGTAATTGTCTAAGGGTGATTTCCAAGTGGGCCAAGGAGATATGAGCTATTACAGCTCATCTCACAGAGGCagtaactgaggctcagaagaaaCACGTGGCTTCTTACACTGACATTAGAGTTCACACAATAACAACACAATATGTTTCATGCAAAAGGGCCacagtaaataaattttagtggAAACAGATAATTCAATCATAAGAACAAAGATCCCCTCTGCTCGTCTTAGCAGAGGCACTTCCagggcattctctctctctctctctacacttGGGAGGATGAGCAGAGAATACTGTTACCTGTGATCCGTCCTAACTGGCCTTTGTAGAGATGTCCCACTACGCCTCCAACGTGGGCCCCCAGGCTAACACCAATGATGTGGATTGAAGACTCCGGCACACCGAGCTCCTAGAATGGGCATTTCCAGGGAATCGCATGTGGGCCACAGCAGCCTCTGGCCTCACAGGGTCACACTTTTCCCCGAAGCTTCAGAATCAGAGGACCCTGGGCATGACATACCCCCACACATGCTTTGGGAGAAAAAGGCAGAATTTTCATCCCATTCATCACTTGCCCTCTTCCTAGAAACCCCACCTTGACGACTGCCTCACTTTCTCTTTGGCGCCCAAGGTATGTGAGTAATGACCATGGCCACTTTCTCTTGAGGAACTTCGTATCTAACATCAGTGGCACATTTTACAGAGCTGAAGCAGGAGGCTCAGAGTGGGGCaacaacttgcccaaagtcagtACTGTAAGTGGTAAAGTGGAGATTAGAAGGGAGGACCCAAAAGCTACTGGGTGGTTCTGCTTCTGCCCTAAAGCTCCTCCTCATGTGttgactctttctttctgtcccctctctcctccatAAGCAGCCAAAACTCACCCCCAAACTCTTCAGCACCTACCAGGAGTTTTCTGAGGAAACGGGAGATCTCAAGTCCCAGCTTAACCACATTTCCCACGGCTGAGAAGTAGACACCTGTAGAACCATAAACCCAGTCCACAGCAATCACATTAGCATTTGCTGCCCGAAGAAGAGTGCCAATGAACTGATCAATCCAGGAAGGCTTTGTACCTAAAGCCCTAGACAGAGGGCCAGAAAGGATAGGAAAATTATCTGCCAAGCCAATATCCACTGTCGTGGAAATGACAATGACACTCTCTATTAACAGAATAAACCCGGGGGGAAGGTCAAAACAAATAAGGGGGGTATATGGGCAATAAATCTCACACCACTTTGAGCATAGGGAGAGCATAATCCCAAAGTCACCAGGGCTTCAGCCTGCATATATGAAGCCTTTGTGTAAATTATAAAAGGGCCTTTTGTTCCAGGTAGCTACAACCTCCTACCAGGGCCCAGAACTCAGGTTGGAGTTCAGCCCACCAGCCAGCAGTCAGGTATCTTTGCGCAGTGCATACCACACAAACCATATATACTGACGCTGCTTATGTTTCTCATGGGGAAGGACAGATAGGTTTTACCTTAGCGTTATGATTTGCAATCTTAATTCTCATTCTATAATACAAGCACTCTCCCATGGGGGATTTACTTGTTCATTTGGTCATCCTTTCATTAATTCAATGAGCCAGGCAGTATGCTAGGGGCTttgtgagaaataaagaaaaataagatacattttCTATTATTCTGGAACCTACAGTATAATAGGGCTTTTCTAGGAAAAGGagaatgatagaaaaaaatttcataaatctCTCCCAGGAGATTGGGATGGGGAGAAGTTTTCTCAATGGCCCACAGTAAGGGAAGAGTAAGGGTGTGCTCACGTGGGCAGGAGCACAAACTGGGTGTGTGCCACAGAACGTGGATTTGGGGGATCTAGGAGCAGACAGAGTAACAGCCTGCTGAGCTCTCCAGCTCTGTTAGCTATCTCTGGGTTGGGGGTAACACTCAGCCTTGGAGAGCATGCTGGAGGAAAGACTTTGGCACAGGAGTGAGGAAGGATGCCTAAGGAGGGATGTGGCTAGGTCCCTCGAGTCCAGTGATTTGCAAAGCAGAGAGGACACAGAAACCATGAAATGGTGATTCTTTGTGCAGTGCCTTTGTGTCCCCTCCTTCCTTGGGTGCCCCCATCTCTGGTTGCTTGATACTACTACTATTTCACTGcatcctctccttctttcctcccaccaACCGTCCTCTGTTTCTGGCCTTGTCGATGGGCTCTGGAGAGAAGATGTTGGAAGGATTATAGGGCATCAAAGAAATAGCAGAAGAGAAGTGTCTAGCACCCGAGAAAGGTTAACCTCAGGAGATGATGCAAGTAGAGCCCATGGGTGGAAGTTTCCTAAATCAGGAAAgcagggaagaaatgaaaaagagtaaataaagCCCTGGATAAAAACACTATGCTGTTACCCCGATTGCACAAAGCCTATGACCTCATTGGCTGAGATGAGTCATACAACCCATGCTTCAGGGAGAAAAGGATCACTGAAACCATCTCTATAACTTCCCCTTTATTCAGACATGGAAACCAAGGCTCCATGTGCTGGGGCAACTTGTCCCAGGTCATACGTATTTACTGTGTGAGAGTGTGTAGACAAGACAGAGAGGAGGAGTAACGTACATGACCACCAAATGAACAACACGATGTGTGTTCATGTTGTTAGGAGACACCTTCAAAGGCAGCAGGAGGTGAGAGATGAAACAGGGGACTGTCAGTAAATTCATTTCTCCACTTGCTCCCCACTAACTTCCATGGCATTACGGTCACTCTTTAGTTCCTAGCTGAGATGTTTCTATTGGCTGATTACTCCCACCTGAATCCATGGATGAgtagtttggttcccagagtggCATTGAATCCAGAGTTTTGGATGTCACTATTTTCCTGCACTAGCTGCCCACAGCTGGGATCCAAAGGGGTAAAAAGGAGAAACTGGACTTTGAGATTGGTGCCTTGGAGAAGATTAACGTTCTGGAAGTCAGTGCACATTTTCTGTGGGGTAGAAGGTGCAtctcctggaagaaaaaaaacaaaaagaaa contains:
- the PLA1A gene encoding phospholipase A1 member A isoform X2, whose amino-acid sequence is MPPGLWERHLCSWGLLLWLSIGSAGDAPSTPQKMCTDFQNVNLLQGTNLKVQFLLFTPLDPSCGQLVQENSDIQNSGFNATLGTKLLIHGFRALGTKPSWIDQFIGTLLRAANANVIAVDWVYGSTGVYFSAVGNVVKLGLEISRFLRKLLELGVPESSIHIIGVSLGAHVGGVVGHLYKGQLGRITGLDPAGPEYTKASLEERLDPGDALFVEAVHTDADNLGIRIPVGHVDYFVNGGQDQPGCPTFIHAGYSYLICDHMRAVHLYISALENSCPFVAFPCVNYKAFLAGQCLDCFNPFLLSCPRIGLMEQSSVKIEPLPKEVKVFLLTTAQAPYCVHHSLVEFYLQKPRNKDTLISITFLSSNVTSLAKITIPRQELQGKGVIAHANPQCQINQVKLKFHSSHRVWRKDRTTIVGKFCTAPLPVNDNKKMVCFPEPVTLQASVTVSFDLKITCV
- the PLA1A gene encoding phospholipase A1 member A isoform X1; its protein translation is MPPGLWERHLCSWGLLLWLSIGSAGDAPSTPQKMCTDFQNVNLLQGTNLKVQFLLFTPLDPSCGQLVQENSDIQNSGFNATLGTKLLIHGFRALGTKPSWIDQFIGTLLRAANANVIAVDWVYGSTGVYFSAVGNVVKLGLEISRFLRKLLELGVPESSIHIIGVSLGAHVGGVVGHLYKGQLGRITGLDPAGPEYTKASLEERLDPGDALFVEAVHTDADNLGIRIPVGHVDYFVNGGQDQPGCPTFIHAGYSYLICDHMRAVHLYISALENSCPFVAFPCVNYKAFLAGQCLDCFNPFLLSCPRIGLMEQSSVKIEPLPKEVKVFLLTTAQAPYCGLCAASHASLLHRLDSTPASHPPSIRRPSTPRASRYCKERSRTLGNFHDECITASWSFICRSQGTRTPSSPSPSLAAMLLPWPRSPCTPRQELQGKGVIAHANPQCQINQVKLKFHSSHRVWRKDRTTIVGKFCTAPLPVNDNKKMVCFPEPVTLQASVTVSFDLKITCV
- the PLA1A gene encoding phospholipase A1 member A isoform X4; the encoded protein is MPPGLWERHLCSWGLLLWLSIGSAGDAPSTPQKMCTDFQNVNLLQGTNLKVQFLLFTPLDPSCGQLVQENSDIQNSGFNATLGTKLLIHGFRALGTKPSWIDQFIGTLLRAANANVIAVDWVYGSTGVYFSAVGNVVKLGLEISRFLRKLLELGVPESSIHIIGVSLGAHVGGVVGHLYKGQLGRITGLDPAGPEYTKASLEERLDPGDALFVEAVHTDADNLGIRIPVGHVDYFVNGGQDQPGCPTFIHAGYSYLICDHMRAVHLYISALENSCPFVAFPCVNYKAFLAGQCLDCFNPFLLSCPRIGLMEQSSVKIEPLPKEVKVFLLTTAQAPYCVHHSLVEFYLQKPRNKDTLISITFLSSNVTSLAKITMYT
- the PLA1A gene encoding phospholipase A1 member A isoform X3, with product MPPGLWERHLCSWGLLLWLSIGSAGDAPSTPQKMCTDFQNVNLLQGTNLKVQFLLFTPLDPSCGQLVQENSDIQNSGFNATLGTKLLIHGFRALGTKPSWIDQFIGTLLRAANANVIAVDWVYGSTGVYFSAVGNVVKLGLEISRFLRKLLELGVPESSIHIIGVSLGAHVGGVVGHLYKGQLGRITGLDPAGPEYTKASLEERLDPGDALFVEAVHTDADNLGIRIPVGHVDYFVNGGQDQPGCPTFIHAGYSYLICDHMRAVHLYISALENSCPFVAFPCVNYKAFLAGQCLDCFNPFLLSCPRIGLMEQSSVKIEPLPKEVKVFLLTTAQAPYCGLCAASHASLLHRLDSTPASHPPSIRRPSTPRASRYCKERSRTLGNFHDECITASWSFICRSQGTRTPSSPSPSLAAMLLPWPRSPYLDRNSREKVS